The DNA window AGCGAAACGCTCGAAGGCAGGCAAGCGGGGCTCTCTCCCTCATCCTGAGGAGGCGCAAAGCGCCGTCTCGAAGGATGAGCCTGCCGCGAAGAAGGTCGCAAAAATCCACGACAAGAGCGGGCCGGAGCGGATCCTGTTCTCGGAGAAATTCGCCTGCCCGGTTTCCGGATTCACGATTCCCGAAATCGAGCCCAGACTCTTTTCCTTCAATAACCCTTACGGCGCCTGCCCCGCCTGCGGCGGGCTCGGCGTCGAGCAGCACATCGACGAAGAGCTTGTCATTCCCGACAAGGAACTGAGCCTGCGCAAGGGCGCGATCGCGCCGTGGGCGAAATCATCCTCGCCGTATTACGTGCAGACCCTGACCGCGCTCGGCAAATTCTACAAGTTCACGCTCGAAACAAAATGGAAGGACCTGCCGAAGAAGACGCAAAACGCGATCCTCCATGGTTCGGGCGAAGACGAGATCAAATTCTCCTATGAAGACGGCGTCCGCTCCTACGACACCAAGAAGCCGTTCGAGGGCGTCATCACCAATATCGACCGCCGCTACCGCGAGACCGAAAGCGAATGGGCGCGCGAGGAGCTCGGCAAGTATTTCTCCGATATTCCCTGCGAGGCCTGCCACGGCTATCGGCTGAAGCCGGAAGCGCTCTGCGTCAAGATCGGCGGCAAGCACATCGGTGAAATCTCGGAATTGTCTGTGCTGCGCGCCGGCGAATGGTTCGAGACCGTGCCGAAGGCGCTCAACGCGCAGCAGAACGAGATCGCGACGCGGGTCCTGAAGGAGATCCGCGAGCGGCTGTCGTTCCTGCTCGATGTCGGGCTGAATTACCTGACGCTGGCGCGCGCCTCCGGCACCCTGTCCGGTGGCGAAAGCCAGCGCATTCGGCTGGCGTCGCAGATCGGCTCGGGGCTGACCGGCGTGCTCTATGTGCTGGACGAGCCCTCGATCGGCCTGCACCAGCGCGACAATGCGCGGCTCTTGGAAACGTTGAAGCGGCTGCGCGACCTCGGCAATACCGTGATCGTGGTCGAGCACGACGAGGATGCCATTCGCCTCGCCGACCACGTCGTTGATGTCGGCCCCGGCGCCGGCATGCATGGCGGCCATATCGTCGCCCAGGGCACGCCGTCGGACATCATGAACAATCCGGCCTCGCTGACCGGAAAATATCTCACCGGCGAATTGTCGGTGCCGATCCCGGAGCGCCGGCCGCCGAACCATCGCCGCACCATCAAGGTGATCAACGCCCGCGGCAACAATCTGAAAAACGTCTCGGCGGAGATTCCGCTGGGCCTGTTCACCTGCGTCACCGGAGTCTCCGGCGGCGGCAAGTCGACGCTGCTGATCGACACGCTCTACAAGGCGATCGCGCGCAAGCTCAACAATGCCAGCGAGGGCGCCGCCCCGCACGACCGCATCGAAGGGCTGGAGCATATCGACAAGATCATCGACATCGACCAGTCGCCGATCGGCCGCACCCCGCGCTCGAACCCGGCGACCTATACCGGCGCGTTCACGCCGATCCGCGAATGGTTCGCCGGCCTGCCGGAGGCGAAAGCGCGCGGCTACGAGCCCGGGCGGTTTTCCTTCAACGTCAAGGGCGGCCGCTGCGAGGCCTGCCAGGGCGACGGCGTCATCAAGATCGAGATGCACTTCCTGCCCGACGTCTACGTCACCTGCGACGTCTGCAAGGGCAAACGCTACAACCGCGAGACCTTGGAAGTGCTGTTCAAGGGCAAGTCGATCGCCGACGTCTTGGACATGACCGTCGAGGAAGCCGCCGACTTCTTCAAGGCGGTGCCGCGCGTGCGCGAAACCTTTAAGACATTGCACCGCGTCGGCCTGGATTACATTCACGTC is part of the Bradyrhizobium erythrophlei genome and encodes:
- the uvrA gene encoding excinuclease ABC subunit UvrA; amino-acid sequence: MDEVIRAKRQQTAASGTRAITIRGAREHNLKNIDLEIPRDRLVVFTGLSGSGKSSLAFDTIYAEGQRRYVESLSAYARQFLEMMQKPDVDQIDGLSPAISIEQKTTSKNPRSTVGTVTEIYDYMRLLWSRVGVPYSPATGLPIESQIVSQMVDRVLALPEGTRLYLLAPVVRGRKGEYRKELAEYLKKGFQRVKIDGTFHELAEAPVLDKKFPHDIDVVVDRIVVRPDIGQRLAESFETALKLAEGLAVIEYADAPAAQPSSFETRPAGAPSVSAERSSGDEDGAKRSKAGKRGSLPHPEEAQSAVSKDEPAAKKVAKIHDKSGPERILFSEKFACPVSGFTIPEIEPRLFSFNNPYGACPACGGLGVEQHIDEELVIPDKELSLRKGAIAPWAKSSSPYYVQTLTALGKFYKFTLETKWKDLPKKTQNAILHGSGEDEIKFSYEDGVRSYDTKKPFEGVITNIDRRYRETESEWAREELGKYFSDIPCEACHGYRLKPEALCVKIGGKHIGEISELSVLRAGEWFETVPKALNAQQNEIATRVLKEIRERLSFLLDVGLNYLTLARASGTLSGGESQRIRLASQIGSGLTGVLYVLDEPSIGLHQRDNARLLETLKRLRDLGNTVIVVEHDEDAIRLADHVVDVGPGAGMHGGHIVAQGTPSDIMNNPASLTGKYLTGELSVPIPERRPPNHRRTIKVINARGNNLKNVSAEIPLGLFTCVTGVSGGGKSTLLIDTLYKAIARKLNNASEGAAPHDRIEGLEHIDKIIDIDQSPIGRTPRSNPATYTGAFTPIREWFAGLPEAKARGYEPGRFSFNVKGGRCEACQGDGVIKIEMHFLPDVYVTCDVCKGKRYNRETLEVLFKGKSIADVLDMTVEEAADFFKAVPRVRETFKTLHRVGLDYIHVGQQATTLSGGEAQRVKLAKELSKRATGRTLYILDEPTTGLHFHDVAKLLEVLHELVSQGNTVVVIEHNLEVIKTADWVIDLGPEGGDGGGEIVAWGPPEDIVKAPRSYTGKFLAPVLARESGGKRKRGTSEAAE